From the Hyphomicrobium sp. ghe19 genome, one window contains:
- a CDS encoding M23 family metallopeptidase: protein MLLFRYAIFIVVGFYVTLTITPGNAADSNDTSTVTPSGLKPNYPADYNCTPISSPYGSWIDVDGTRRDEIHTGVDVGRLGEWILAPTSGTVRAAWQANWKWGTEGALLIRHDRDDLNLTKGPKYYYSEFDHLDFDEIKHFREGQKVKRGQRLARVTRPGENQTYLPEVHWEVWKADHDNLTWRINSYGAPDWWNDSAELVDPLSLLGLNNPPTEDKSVAIVPFVNGKDYDGFRGFTYIMPCTRK from the coding sequence GTGCTTCTATTTCGGTATGCGATTTTTATCGTCGTTGGCTTCTACGTTACGCTCACGATCACACCGGGAAATGCCGCTGATTCGAACGACACATCGACCGTTACACCCAGCGGCTTAAAACCGAATTACCCCGCCGACTACAATTGCACCCCCATTTCGTCACCATATGGGAGTTGGATTGACGTCGACGGTACGCGCCGCGATGAAATTCATACGGGCGTCGACGTCGGCCGACTGGGCGAATGGATATTGGCGCCCACGTCGGGAACGGTGCGCGCGGCTTGGCAGGCAAATTGGAAATGGGGTACCGAAGGCGCCCTCCTGATCCGGCATGATCGCGATGATCTAAATCTCACCAAAGGGCCGAAATATTATTACTCCGAGTTCGATCACCTGGACTTCGATGAAATCAAGCATTTCCGCGAAGGGCAAAAGGTCAAGCGCGGTCAGCGGCTGGCTCGCGTGACGCGTCCCGGTGAAAACCAAACCTATCTGCCGGAAGTTCATTGGGAAGTCTGGAAAGCCGATCATGATAATCTGACATGGCGCATCAATAGTTACGGCGCACCTGATTGGTGGAATGACAGCGCGGAGCTTGTCGACCCTCTCTCGCTGCTTGGTCTTAATAATCCGCCGACTGAGGATAAGAGCGTTGCCATTGTCCCGTTCGTAAATGGCAAAGACTACGACGGCTTTCGCGGTTTCACCTATATTATGCCGTGTACTCGGAAGTGA
- a CDS encoding VOC family protein, whose translation MSQIISKPRIAVITLFSAVFAAFFSLPANAQSPAPAAQADNGSVWWNELISANPERSRDFYAGVIGWTPKIVAAEDTSRPPAAGENEYTLFMQNGNESAGLAKYDGKEPTDPKPGWLTYIQVSNVDDAVVEALKKGGKVLKAPTDANNIGRLAIVADPDGNPFGLVTPLSKDSTAAGH comes from the coding sequence ATGTCCCAAATTATTTCGAAGCCGCGCATCGCCGTAATCACGTTATTCTCGGCGGTATTCGCCGCTTTCTTTTCGCTCCCGGCGAATGCCCAGAGCCCGGCACCAGCTGCGCAGGCGGATAACGGAAGCGTCTGGTGGAACGAACTCATCAGCGCCAATCCTGAGCGCAGCCGAGATTTCTACGCGGGCGTGATCGGCTGGACGCCGAAGATCGTTGCCGCGGAAGATACTTCTCGTCCCCCCGCTGCCGGCGAAAACGAATACACTCTATTCATGCAGAATGGCAACGAGAGCGCAGGGCTCGCGAAGTATGATGGCAAGGAGCCGACCGATCCCAAGCCCGGCTGGCTGACCTACATTCAAGTTAGCAATGTCGACGACGCCGTTGTCGAAGCCTTGAAGAAGGGCGGCAAAGTTCTCAAGGCTCCGACCGACGCTAATAACATCGGTAGACTTGCGATTGTCGCCGATCCCGACGGCAATCCCTTTGGCCTCGTCACGCCATTGAGCAAGGATTCGACCGCGGCGGGACATTAG
- a CDS encoding PLP-dependent aminotransferase family protein yields the protein MKWISEIRRLKGPRYLAIADAVTRAIDDGELLNGTRLPTHRSLADQLELDVTTVTRAYSEIQRRGLAEARVGQGTFVLARLPDSPVSSLTTTNNAPFIDLSHNFPAGAPPLPNLRELASEVARDLDYGALLGRQSDIGTVSHRAAGATYLQTLGVKAGSDDIVVCAGAQHGIAIALAALTEPGESILMEATTFYGARTAARMLGRNVVPVAMDDDGLMPDALEDALRSGHARVLYCAPTLHNPTTTTMPPSRRKAIAKICERYKIGVVEDDVYGFLLSPRPEPLAARLRTQAIYITSFSKNCGPGMRVGYMRVPEQWRRAVGTALRATTLMAAPIEAEIAARLVRTGLIAELEDAQRERNAERQLIAQQAFRGLDYSSSPTAFHVWLRMPSGWQSEVFAAEAKLRGVGVSPAAFFNLDPKNARDAVRVCLSAAESHDVLQRAAKILADLVVSGNPWAPTAAIV from the coding sequence ATGAAATGGATCTCTGAAATCAGGCGTCTCAAAGGGCCGCGCTATCTCGCGATTGCTGACGCCGTCACACGTGCGATCGATGATGGCGAGCTTCTCAACGGCACCCGATTGCCGACGCATCGCTCACTTGCCGATCAATTGGAACTCGATGTCACCACGGTAACGCGGGCCTATTCGGAAATACAGCGACGGGGTCTTGCGGAAGCGCGCGTCGGTCAAGGGACGTTCGTGCTCGCGCGGCTTCCAGACTCTCCTGTATCGTCGCTGACGACGACAAATAATGCGCCGTTTATAGATCTTTCGCACAATTTCCCGGCGGGTGCGCCGCCTCTGCCGAACTTGCGCGAGCTTGCAAGCGAAGTCGCCCGCGACCTGGATTACGGCGCTCTTCTCGGCAGACAGAGCGATATCGGAACCGTCTCCCATCGCGCAGCTGGAGCCACTTATCTGCAAACCTTGGGTGTGAAGGCGGGGAGTGACGATATCGTCGTTTGCGCTGGCGCCCAGCACGGTATCGCAATTGCTCTCGCTGCGCTGACGGAACCCGGCGAAAGCATCCTCATGGAGGCGACAACTTTTTATGGCGCGCGAACTGCCGCCAGAATGCTCGGTCGCAACGTCGTCCCGGTGGCAATGGATGACGATGGATTGATGCCCGATGCCCTTGAGGACGCTTTGCGCTCAGGCCATGCTCGGGTGCTCTATTGCGCACCCACTCTGCATAATCCGACCACCACGACCATGCCGCCGTCGCGTCGAAAGGCGATCGCTAAAATCTGCGAACGTTACAAGATCGGGGTCGTCGAAGACGACGTATACGGATTTCTTCTTTCGCCACGTCCTGAACCATTGGCCGCGCGGCTCCGCACTCAAGCCATATACATCACGAGTTTTTCTAAGAATTGCGGACCCGGCATGCGAGTCGGCTATATGCGCGTGCCGGAGCAATGGCGGCGCGCTGTCGGAACTGCGCTCCGCGCAACGACGCTTATGGCGGCGCCGATAGAGGCCGAAATAGCGGCGAGACTTGTGCGCACGGGGCTCATTGCTGAGCTGGAGGATGCACAGCGGGAACGCAACGCGGAACGTCAACTGATTGCCCAACAGGCTTTTCGCGGGTTGGATTATTCATCGAGCCCGACTGCGTTCCATGTCTGGCTGCGCATGCCGTCGGGTTGGCAAAGCGAAGTCTTTGCTGCCGAAGCCAAGCTTCGAGGCGTCGGCGTCAGTCCAGCCGCATTTTTTAATTTGGATCCGAAGAATGCCCGCGACGCAGTCCGCGTGTGCCTCTCGGCAGCCGAAAGCCATGACGTCCTTCAGAGAGCCGCGAAAATCCTCGCCGACCTCGTCGTGAGCGGCAACCCGTGGGCGCCGACCGCCGCAATTGTCTAA